GGTGCAAAGAACGCCGTCTTACCGATATTGGCTGCAAGCCTGCTCGCAGCAGAAGGCATCAGCGAAATTGATGAAGTCCCGCATCTCTTAGATGTGGAAAATATGGCGAATACCGTGGCGGCGCTCGGCGCAGTCGTCGAGTGGAAGCGCGGCGGTGTCCGCATCAACGCACAGAATATCCACAGTGTGACGCCTCCGTACGATCTCGTTCGCCGCATGCGAGCCTCGTTTGTTGTGGCAGGTCCGCTTTTGGCGCGCTTTGGCGAGGCGAGCATCGCATTGCCCGGCGGCTGCAACATTGGGCCGCGCCCAGTTGATTTGCACATCAAGGGACTTGAGGCGATGGGTGCCAAGGCGACGGTGGAGAACGGTTTTGTCCACCTCAAGGCGCCTGCGGGCGGCTTGCGCGGGGCGCGCATTTATCTCGATATCCCAAGTGTCGGCGCGACGCAGAACATCATGATGGCGGCGGCGTTGGCAGAGGGGCAGACCGTCATTGAGAATGCGGCGAAGGAGCCTGAAAATGTCGATCTCGCCAATTACCTCAACGCCATGGGCGCCCGCGTCCGCGGTGCGGGCACGGATATCATCCGCATTGACGGCGTCGACGTGATGCACGGGGCATCTCACTCTGTGATTCCGGATAGAATCGAGGCGGGCACGTTCCTGGTGGCAGGCGCCTTGATGGGCAACGGCCTGTATGTTGAAAATGCGGTGTCGCAGCACATCATGTCGCTTATCGCGAAACTCGAAGAGGCAGGCGCCCAAATCGAGGACAGGGTCGACGGCATCAAGGTCTGGCCTTGCGAATCTGGCCGCATGCGTCCGCTCGACGTGAAGACGCACTATTATCCGTCCTACCCGACGGATATGCAGGCTCAGATGCTCGCGGCCCTCACGGTCGCTTCGGGCACGAGCACGGTTACGGAGACCGTCTTCGAGAACCGCTTCATGCACGTGGCCGAGCTCCAACGGATGGGCGCGAACATTCACATCGAAGGTCGTACAGCGGTGGTCGATGGCGTTGATCGCCTATCCGGCGCTCGCGTCACGTCGACTGACTTGCGCGCTGGTGCTGCGCTCGTCATCGCCGGCTTGATGGCCGATGGCCTCACAGAAGTACACGGCCTGCACCACATCGACAGGGGCTACGACAACCTCGTCGGCAAGTTCCAAGCCATCGGCGCAAAAATCGAGCGCTACGACGACGAGGAAACCATCCCTTTGCGCGCCGAATCAGCGGGCTGATTCGGTCGGGGGCCGGCCGGAGGCATGGCGCTTTGGCGCTGGCCGGGCCGGAGCATGGCTTGCGTGGCTAGGCGCTGGTCGGGGCGGCTGGATGCCGTC
Above is a genomic segment from Alicyclobacillus acidoterrestris containing:
- the murA gene encoding UDP-N-acetylglucosamine 1-carboxyvinyltransferase, which gives rise to MARILIEGGHRLEGSVRVSGAKNAVLPILAASLLAAEGISEIDEVPHLLDVENMANTVAALGAVVEWKRGGVRINAQNIHSVTPPYDLVRRMRASFVVAGPLLARFGEASIALPGGCNIGPRPVDLHIKGLEAMGAKATVENGFVHLKAPAGGLRGARIYLDIPSVGATQNIMMAAALAEGQTVIENAAKEPENVDLANYLNAMGARVRGAGTDIIRIDGVDVMHGASHSVIPDRIEAGTFLVAGALMGNGLYVENAVSQHIMSLIAKLEEAGAQIEDRVDGIKVWPCESGRMRPLDVKTHYYPSYPTDMQAQMLAALTVASGTSTVTETVFENRFMHVAELQRMGANIHIEGRTAVVDGVDRLSGARVTSTDLRAGAALVIAGLMADGLTEVHGLHHIDRGYDNLVGKFQAIGAKIERYDDEETIPLRAESAG